One Epinephelus fuscoguttatus linkage group LG16, E.fuscoguttatus.final_Chr_v1 genomic window, GCCTCCAGACTTTAGTCATCTTTGAATAGTGTATGCCACTATAGTTGACATGCAGCATGAAATATGTCTTGCTTGTGGATAAGGAAAAAGTAATCATGTACAGCTTTGTGAACACATGAGCCTACTTTACCTGTTTTGCTTATCTTTCTGGTTTGCATCTGACCACTGAGCCCTGCAGGAAGAAATAGCAACATTTTGGCACAGTGGAAAGTGTTTGTGGGACTTGTAAAGGCAGTTACTGGTATACTGGATAAGCAAGTTGGAGGACTTCTCCTGtgcatgtattttattattatatactaTGCTACAGGAACAAAACAAGCAGGGTGAGGCTGTGTAACTCAACTCTTCCATTATCACCCTGCTAATATCGGATGTTTGTAAAACTATACTCCCACAGGATCAGAAATAATCCACCTGTATGAAACTGACCCTTCAAGCTAACAAAATGAGGTCAAGtgacgcctttttttttttttgcccttacAGGTTTCCATGTCAACAGTGCTGTGCTGCAGGCCATTGTCAATCGTTATGCCGACGCCCAATATGCTATAGACTTTGACAGTTTCGTAGGCTGTCTCATTAAACTGGAAATGCTCTTCAGTAAGTATCAGCAAACACAGCAATATTGCCCTCAGCATATCTGATATTGGTCTGCAGGATCTGAGGGCTGTGGCATGTTTACATGACCAgtatctttttttctgtccatcAACCAGAAATGTTTAAGACTCTGGAGAAAGACGGCAAAGGGAAAATTGAGCTGGACATGCAACAGGTGtgtgaaaaaataacaaaagctGCTGCTGGGTTGGCACTTCTAGTTCAGATAGCTTATTGTATCATTCTTTTTCCTCTTACAGTGGCTGTGCCTGGCGATCTACTAACTGTGGAGACAACACAAGCGAGGGACCTTTTGTGATACCTGCAGGAAGATTAGCAATACACTAATTTCATTcacaaaaactattttttattgttgcaaATTAAATACTGGTAAACACACTGTCATTCCATATACTCATATGTTCCAAATGTATTTGCAAATCTTAATGATATCTGCTGAACATATATATGAAGATATGTTGTATTGCTCACATGTAAGACAAGTTTTGTCTTGTAAGTAGGtgtttttgttctttcagcTGTTACAAAACTTCTGTCAAATGATAGAAAATAAAAGACTAAGAAACTACAGCCTCTGGATTATCACTATATATAAAATCTTGCACAGATCCAACAAATTTAACGGTTAAAATAGTAGTTATAAGAAATGATCATATAGTCTGTGCctcagtttgtctgttttttacagCTTATGAGCTCAGCTGGGCCAAATGAGGTAGAAATATTATTGAGATTTAATTCCACTGATCACATATTTTGTGGCCCAGCACATGTTtcacccatccatccatgtgGGCCACATCTGGGCTGATGATGGGCCATAAAGCAAAGCCAGATGTAAAGCAGGTTGGATGAAACAGGTGAGCCAGAGCAGGTTTGCTGGCTGGTATGAACAATAAAGGGTGTGGAGACAGCTGAGCTGCTCACACGGCACAGAGCCTGTCTAACTCCACACACAAACGCACTCACACTGGGACACTGTCACAAATAGACAGAAAGACTTAGTCTTTTAACATGACCGGCATGGCTACAAGACTTCAACACAACCGAGACAAATCACATGGGATAGGATGCAACGATAACGCGGTGAAATACCTCAACCAGGACTTTGAAGCACTAAGGAGAAGCTGCCTGGAGAGAGGGCAGCTGTTTCAGGATGACTGCTTTGAAGCTCTGCCTTCATCCTTAGGGTTTAAAGATCTTGGACCTAACTCCTACAAAGTTCGGGGCATCACCTGGAAGAGACCCACGGTAGGTACAATAAGCAGATAAAAACATCTGCTGTAAGTACAGGCTGGTGGCATGTGGCTGCAGAGTTTTTACATGCTCAGAAAATACAATTATTGGGCCTATAGTGGCCAAGTAGATTAAATTATGAAACAAGTTTTGTGTTAAAATAGTTATCTTATCAACCAATATGCTGACTTTTCACCAACTGAGTATGGGTGTGATTGCAAGGTAAAGTGGACATTGTTTTTTCCTGCAGTGTGTCAGGACCCTAAGAGTTACATATTATGCAGTATATTTGTGCAGCTGTGACATACAGCAGAACATGACTATCCAAATGAAGGCGGATATAATATTATAGGTCAAATAGAAAGTGCTGATACCAGGAAGCATTACAATTTGATTCAATTTTTACCCTTGTTTTTCCTTCAGGAATTGTGCTCCAATCCACAATTCATAGCTGCAAATGCTACAAGGACTGACATTTGTCAAGGAGCTCTTGGtaagacacacacccacatgcatgcatacattCTTCCAACAATGTctgttttttactgtttaaaacTGACCCACACTAACAATTTTATTTCCCTATCGATGCCTTTTGATGGCACAATTAGATATTTACAGCATTTTACAAAGAGCACATTGACTTCCATCTTCGACTATCTGAATGAATGATTCTGCATGTTTATCTTAGACCATCACAGTTGGCAGACGTGAATAAAATAACACACTGACGTAGCTCTGCTCATGCTGACTCCTCTGACGCTGTTACTCTGTGTGTCAATGCCATCTTGCTTTGCTTATCTCTGGAAACTGTCTTTTACCAGTATGGGTTTGTAACCTCATaccactgaaataaaaatctCCTAGTGGATGCCTAAGCTCTGACATCAGCTGTCACTGTGTACAAATCATTTTGAAACAACTCCCTCAGCCTTCTCTGCCCACACCCTGTCTGGTTTGGTTGGGACTGAGTTGGGTTGTTACAGCTTATGAGACCAAGACAATAGCTACAGCTTTGCTCAGCAGAGGTGTGTTTGCACATAAACTACATACCTTGTATGGTTTGGAGATGTGTCATAATGAGATGAGTCCTCTGGGGGGTGTGAGGTTTTGAACAGGAGTTCCCTTCATTCTTATGCTGTCAACTTGTTTTCAGGCGACTGCTGGCTCCTGGCAGCTATCGCTTCCTTGACCCTCAACAAACAGGTTTTGTCTCGTGTTGTCCCCCACGACCAAAGCTTTGATGAGAACTACGCTGGCATCTTTCACTTTGAGGTACAGTGCTCTGATGCATATCACAGGCCTTATTCTTTAAAGGTGAGGATTGATTTTCACTAAACGTGTCTTCTCTGTGGCTCTCAGTTCTGGCAGTTTGGTGAGTGGGTGGATGTGGTGGTTGATGACCGCCTGCCAACCAGAGATGGAGAACTGCTGTTTGTTCACTCAGCAGAGAGTTCAGAGTTTTGGAGCGCACTGCTGGAGAAGGCCTACGCCAAGTATGGAAGAACAGAACATTTGGATacctttctgtttgtttcagtgTCTTTTTCTGGTGTAAACATTCATGAACTCCTTTTCCCTTCAGGCTCAATGGATGCTACGAGGCTCTTTCTGGAGGCAGCACCACTGAGGGTTTCGAGGACTTCACTGGAGGCATTGCTGAGAGGCATGATCTGAGCAGACCAGATCCCCATCTCTTCCATATCATTGAGAAGGCCTTGGCCAGAGGCTCGCTTCTGGGATGCTCCATTGATGTTTGTTTGAGCTTCTTGTTTCACTCTCATGTTGTTGGTCTCCTCGTGATATCTGGTGGGTTTTACCTCACAAACTTTTCCTCTCCATCCCAGATTACCAGCGCGGCCGACTCAGAAGCTGTTACATATCGCAAGTTGGTAAAGGGCCATGCCTACTCCGTGACAGGAGCGGAAAAGGTGAGaaaatatttgtgtctgtgtgctacACAGATCATACACATACAAGTGAGGTTGCAGTGGCTACCATGTATGCTGTCAACCGTAATCAATATTACAGTTTGACTTCTTTGCTAgttttacctttcacaatatttatattgtttttagggtctttcttttgtgtcttttttttctggttgaGAGTAATTGACACCTTATTCTGTGTCAGGTGGAGTATAGAGGAAACACCGAGAGGCTGATAAGGATTAGAAACCCATGGGGTCAGGTGGAGTGGAACGGAGCCTGGAGTGACAAGTAAGTGTTGTGTACTTCAGACTTTTGAGGACATTAAATGCAATGAATatgcttttgttttattgtgctaTTTTCTCATGATGTAACCTCTTCCTTTGTACAGTACTTTGTAACCTAGGTTTTGAAAGGTggcatataaataaaattttacttacttacttacttacttatcaTTGGCAGCTAATCTACGCCAGAGTACTTCTCGGCCACATTAGCAACATGTGACTCCAGGGGTGCTGCGCTAGGGTGGTTGATCTACTTTGGTCCAGAAATATCAGATATAATTCAACTATTGAATGGATTTCCATTacattttgtatattttgtacattcatggtccccagaggatggaGCCTCATGACTTTGACAATCCCCTGACTTAGCATCTATCACCATTAGCAGGTTGCTCGTCCAGTGGAGTGTTTCACCATCTACCTGGTGAATATTTCCGACCTTATGGTGCCTATATGATGTATACTGATGACTTTGGTGCTTCCTCTACAGCCACAATGAGGTTTACGTTGGTGGTTTGGAGTGACATGTCTCGACAACTGATGGATGGACcgccatgaaatttggtttagacattcatgtttccctGCAGGATGTATTGTAATCACTTGGATGATCCTTTCACTTTTCAAGCACCATCATCACTGTTAAACATTTGAATTTGTCCAATATATTGTTTTAGGGCCAAATATCTgcaatgacattcccatcaactttgtgtttagtgctaataagcaaatgttagcatgctgacacaCTAAATTAAGATGATGAACTTGGTATACATCATACTTGTGGATACGTTAGCACTGTAATTGTATATATGTTAGATGTGCTGACATTTAGCTAAGAACGCCAGTATGCCTACTGTAAGTGCTCACTAGAAGAGAGGACGATTATGAAGCAATCCCttccacctctgtgtgtgtctatactGAGGAACCATTTTATTAGAGAGAATAAAGGAAACATTGACTTTCCACATTTATGACGAGAATATGGATcaaagatttaaaaactaaattcAATTTTAGCTGAATGGCTTTCAACTGCTTCTTGTAAATGGGCATTCCCAGTTACACCTCTTGTGTTATTTGTAAGATGACCCAGCCTAATTGAAAAATTTACACCCTTTGTTTGGACAAAGgtactgagtgtgtgtttctgtcatgcAGAAGAGACATACACACCCTGTGGAATGGCTGGTAAATcctctggtaaaaaaaaaaaagttgttgcacagactctggctttACAGCTTATTCTACTGCTCGAGGTGTAGGTGGAGTGTGTTACATTCTGTCATGGGTGCAGTTcatgtgtttcatgttttgATCTCATCACAGTGTATTTCTAACTGAGAAGGTATCTGCACTTTTTCTAGGTCTTCTGAGTGGAGATATGTGAGCGACGATGACCGGGAGAGGCTTGTCAACCGTTGTGAGGATGGGGAGTTCTGGTAAACCTCGCTGAAACTAtgcttcttcctcctctggtTTCCCAGTGCAGAGATACTACAAGAGCATTTACAGTTTTTATATCTATGTTATttaattttcctgtttttgtccaCAGGATGTCATTTAAGGACTTCCTGCACCAATATTCTCGGCTTGAGATCTGCAACCTCACCCCTGATGCGCTCAGCAGCGATGAGTTCAAGAAATGGGCAGAGATAGAGTTTGAGGAGACGTGGAGAAGGGGCGTGTCAGCTGGTGGCTGCAGAAATTTTCCAAGTACAACCAGTTTCACAATCTTCCCTCTAGCACCAGTGCTTGTGTATCTTAAACTAATGCAGAGTGTGTCTTGGCTGCTGTGATGCTGTTGATGAGCTAACTCCTGCTTCCCTTCCTAGATAGCTTCTGGATGAATCCTCAGTTTGTCATAAAGCTGGAGGACGTGGATGATGATCCTGATGATGGAGAGGAGGGCTGCACCTTCATTGTGGGCTTGATGCAGAAGAACAAGCGCCGTATGAGGAAAATGGGGGAGGATCTGGAGACCATCGGCTTTGCCATCTATGAGGTAAGATGCTACCTTTAATATGTGGTAATAGAAGTAGTGATCATACCCATGTCAGTAGTGATTGTATTTAACATGTGCACCAattctgatttgtttttgtctttttctagcTGCCTGAGGAGGTA contains:
- the LOC125903649 gene encoding calpain-2 catalytic subunit-like, whose translation is MTGMATRLQHNRDKSHGIGCNDNAVKYLNQDFEALRRSCLERGQLFQDDCFEALPSSLGFKDLGPNSYKVRGITWKRPTELCSNPQFIAANATRTDICQGALGDCWLLAAIASLTLNKQVLSRVVPHDQSFDENYAGIFHFEFWQFGEWVDVVVDDRLPTRDGELLFVHSAESSEFWSALLEKAYAKLNGCYEALSGGSTTEGFEDFTGGIAERHDLSRPDPHLFHIIEKALARGSLLGCSIDITSAADSEAVTYRKLVKGHAYSVTGAEKVEYRGNTERLIRIRNPWGQVEWNGAWSDKSSEWRYVSDDDRERLVNRCEDGEFWMSFKDFLHQYSRLEICNLTPDALSSDEFKKWAEIEFEETWRRGVSAGGCRNFPNSFWMNPQFVIKLEDVDDDPDDGEEGCTFIVGLMQKNKRRMRKMGEDLETIGFAIYELPEECAGQRQVHLKRNFFLRNCSKARSETFINLREVCNRFCLPPGEYLIIPSTFEPNKNGDFYVRVFSEKSADFQEIDDPVDCHVEQINIDEDDISDRFKRLFGQLAGHDVEISAFELQRILNRVIMHRDDIKTSGFSMATCRNMINLLDKDGSGKLGLVEFKILWTKIEKLLNVYREKDADQSGCMSSSEMRMAVEEAGFSLNNALHQIIVARYSDPDLTIDFDSFVCSMIRLETLFNTFKTLDEKGSGRIQLGFMEWMDLAML